In Candidatus Kaelpia aquatica, the following are encoded in one genomic region:
- a CDS encoding tetratricopeptide repeat protein encodes MIKPGILLVVTFILLGNIVFGGDEFVEESRTYRAEGYKAQQSGDIEMALVYYRKAAALDPFYAIPHNDAGIIYEIKGFLNKAQEAYLKAIQVNPDFAEAHMNLALLYERINEIDKALPHFIKRVELGSKNSSWTKRAWQKLWKYAPEQARETEARVLAREVANRMQEQKETNKVLAAKHYQKGIYYLKKGLYENAYDDLKQAAMLFPENKSYQKSYKEAEKKHIISRINIYCKNGNDYIESGDYVKAKQELEKIIELVPRQN; translated from the coding sequence ATGATTAAACCAGGCATACTTCTTGTAGTAACATTTATCCTGTTAGGTAATATAGTTTTTGGTGGAGATGAATTTGTAGAAGAGTCTAGAACCTACAGGGCGGAAGGATATAAAGCGCAGCAGTCTGGAGATATAGAGATGGCTTTGGTCTACTATAGAAAAGCCGCTGCATTAGATCCATTCTACGCCATACCTCATAATGATGCAGGAATAATTTATGAGATAAAAGGTTTCTTAAATAAGGCCCAAGAAGCATACCTGAAAGCAATTCAGGTAAACCCTGATTTTGCAGAAGCACATATGAACCTTGCTCTGTTATATGAGCGTATAAACGAGATAGATAAAGCCCTGCCGCATTTTATCAAGAGAGTTGAGTTAGGCAGTAAGAACAGTTCTTGGACAAAAAGAGCTTGGCAGAAGCTTTGGAAATATGCCCCGGAGCAAGCAAGGGAGACAGAAGCCAGAGTGCTGGCGCGCGAAGTTGCAAACAGAATGCAGGAGCAGAAAGAGACAAATAAAGTACTTGCTGCTAAACATTATCAAAAAGGTATATACTATCTCAAGAAAGGCCTCTATGAGAATGCCTATGACGATCTGAAGCAGGCAGCAATGCTATTTCCAGAAAATAAAAGTTATCAAAAGAGTTATAAGGAGGCAGAGAAAAAGCACATTATAAGCCGGATCAATATCTACTGCAAAAATGGAAATGATTATATTGAATCAGGCGATTATGTCAAGGCCAAGCAGGAGTTAGAGAAAATTATCGAGTTGGTTCCCAGGCAAAATTAA